One genomic window of Corallococcus silvisoli includes the following:
- a CDS encoding type I polyketide synthase, which produces MSADSNIDAQAIAIVGMAGRFPGAPDLESFWKNLREGVESIQPVPDATLEKLGVDPVLRKDPRHVKASAALEGMELFDAGFFGFTPREAELMDPQHRVFLECAWEALEKAGHTPEGFDGPIGVFAGAATNTYLVFHLVPNFDQLSGMDQVQIDVNNGGDFLATRVAYKLNLRGPSYSITSACSTSLVATHAACQSLLNEECDLALAGGVSVHVKHPEGYPFVPGGIVSPDGHCRAFDAQAEGTVFGSGVGVVVLKRLADAIDDGDHIHAIIKGSAINNDGALKVGFTAPSVEGQATVISEALGAAGVAPETIGYLEAHGTGTKMGDPIEVRALNKAFKFRSAAAKANPPRIPVGSLKSNIGHLANAAGVSSLIKAVMTLEHRQIPPSLHVTEVNPEIPFAGGPFFVNTTLTDWQANPKHPRRAGVSSFGVGGTNAHVVLEEAPALPVSGASRPAQLVVLSAKSDAALDAATQNLAQHLKAHPAQALADVAFTLQTGRQAMAKRRVLVCRDRDDALAALEVEGSPRLWTRTPDVHERPVAFLFPGQGSQYVGMARDLYASEPTFKKHLDACAEKLTPHLGLDLRTVLFPEASKAEAATQALTRTELTQPALFAVEYALAKLWMAWGVKPSAMLGHSIGEYVAACLAGVFSLDDALALVAARGKLMQPLPAGAMLSAKLEEAALRPLMDARLSVAAVNAPGFTVVAGPTDAVDALQAKLEAQKVEVSRLHTSHAFHSAMMDPILAPFTERVRQVKLNAPTLPFLSNVTGTWIEASQATDPGYWATHLRQAVRFSAGLQELSRKWPQAALLEVGPGTVLTTLAKQQPGAEGRVLVASTRHPREASPDLQVLLGALGRLWLGGMTVDWKGFAANEQRRRVPLPTYPFQRERYWIEAKPLGGGARADAPASLAKRADVADWFYAPSWKLSPLPRAQGAAGAGWLVFADDTGVAEALAPKLGGDVFLVVPGSRFEARPDGTYAVDPKRREDYRALLDALKQQGRAFANVVHLWSLSREPAPRETALDLGFHSQLFLARALSEAGHLEPLAWSVVTSRSARVEQADARLPEQALLVGPTRVLPQEYPNLTCRFVDVTPGAADAVADRLAPELLAEGRDAVVALRGRQRWVQTFEPVRLEASGPATLRDGGVYLITDGLSGIGHALASELATAHHAKLTLVETADFPSRGQWTAWVEKQGVDDAVSRRIQRALALERTGVELLVLPASLTDVDSMRGVVDAALARFGHIDGVIHAAGGMQGATLGTIAETGPDECAWHFRPQVHGVRVLEQVLPKQGPAFCLLVSSLSSVLGGLGQVAQASASAFMDAFAEARTESSAYPWLSVDWDAWQFADARAMAELSPTLAQFAIQPAEGLDALRRALSYAEGGRLAVSTGDLAARQRQGPRAAKAKQAKQDASRGKHARPSILTPFAAPRTELEKTVAGIWEQVLGIDGIGIHDNFFELGGHSLLATQLRNHIHAVLKVDLSLRGLFETPTVAGVAGRVEQELGKRAASTEKPIAERLRAAFPTERPALLTEYLRHHISEGLRIPQAQLPADGSLKGYDLHALGAELEYDLRQDFKFQLYPHEVQAHPSIPELSKYLLVEMDRLTDPQRFAEGKPLSAYPLKPYRAQTSGKARTDTAKKNPPMVFVHSSPRAGSTLFRVMLAGHPRLFCPPEVNLLFFESMREWRENIGFGSEMEWTTGGLQWAFMELEKLDSAAGAALVDTLVSQDVSAQDVYRRLQEKSAPRLLVDKTPTYAMDVETLERAERMFEGNKYIYLYRHPLPVMESILRMRFDRLFAAGLFGDADVDPYVVAETVWALSNRNLMNFFDGIGRERCHWVRYEDLVADPTKVMTGVCDFLGLPFDERMVQPYDGKKERMMGGLGDPNILQHQGIEKKLGESWKRIKWPRAFDASTHAVIERLGYSVEGATPAPAPVAAQVATPATKEKVTAAEAEKLLENMDQLSDEQVAELLAVMEDTGTSDDLGDAGEEGAA; this is translated from the coding sequence ATGTCCGCTGATTCGAACATCGACGCGCAGGCCATCGCCATTGTCGGCATGGCCGGACGCTTCCCCGGCGCCCCCGACCTGGAGTCCTTCTGGAAGAACCTGCGCGAGGGGGTGGAGTCCATCCAGCCCGTGCCGGACGCCACGCTGGAGAAGCTGGGCGTGGACCCCGTCCTGCGCAAGGACCCGCGCCACGTGAAGGCCAGCGCCGCGCTGGAGGGGATGGAGCTGTTCGACGCGGGCTTCTTCGGCTTCACGCCTCGCGAGGCGGAGCTGATGGACCCGCAGCACCGCGTCTTCCTGGAGTGCGCGTGGGAGGCCCTGGAGAAGGCGGGCCACACGCCGGAGGGCTTCGACGGCCCCATCGGCGTGTTCGCGGGCGCGGCCACCAACACGTACCTGGTGTTCCACCTGGTCCCCAACTTCGACCAGCTGAGCGGCATGGATCAGGTGCAGATCGACGTGAACAACGGCGGCGACTTCCTGGCCACCCGCGTCGCGTACAAGCTCAACCTGCGCGGCCCCAGCTACTCCATCACCAGCGCGTGCTCCACGTCGCTGGTCGCCACGCACGCGGCCTGCCAGAGCCTGCTGAACGAGGAGTGCGACCTGGCGCTCGCGGGCGGCGTGTCCGTGCACGTGAAGCACCCGGAGGGCTACCCCTTCGTGCCCGGCGGCATCGTGTCCCCGGACGGCCACTGCCGCGCGTTCGACGCGCAGGCGGAGGGCACGGTGTTCGGCAGCGGCGTGGGCGTGGTGGTGCTCAAGCGGCTGGCGGACGCCATCGACGACGGCGACCACATCCACGCCATCATCAAGGGCTCGGCCATCAACAACGACGGCGCGCTGAAGGTGGGCTTCACCGCCCCCAGCGTGGAGGGACAGGCCACCGTCATCAGCGAGGCCCTGGGCGCCGCGGGCGTGGCCCCGGAGACCATCGGCTACCTGGAGGCGCACGGCACCGGCACGAAGATGGGGGACCCCATCGAGGTACGCGCCCTCAACAAGGCGTTCAAGTTCCGCTCCGCCGCGGCCAAGGCGAATCCGCCCAGGATTCCCGTGGGCTCGCTCAAGAGCAACATCGGGCACCTGGCCAACGCGGCCGGCGTCTCCAGCCTCATCAAGGCGGTGATGACGCTGGAGCACCGGCAGATTCCCCCCAGCCTCCACGTGACGGAGGTGAACCCGGAGATCCCCTTCGCGGGCGGCCCGTTCTTCGTCAACACGACGCTCACCGACTGGCAGGCGAACCCCAAGCACCCGCGCCGCGCGGGCGTCAGCTCCTTCGGCGTGGGCGGGACCAACGCGCACGTGGTGCTGGAGGAGGCCCCCGCCCTTCCGGTGTCCGGCGCGTCCCGGCCCGCGCAGCTCGTGGTGCTGTCCGCGAAGAGCGACGCGGCGCTGGACGCGGCGACGCAGAACCTGGCCCAGCACCTGAAGGCGCACCCCGCGCAGGCGCTGGCGGACGTGGCCTTCACGCTCCAGACGGGCCGTCAGGCGATGGCGAAGCGGCGCGTGCTGGTGTGCCGCGACCGCGACGACGCGCTCGCCGCGCTGGAGGTGGAGGGCAGCCCGCGCCTGTGGACGCGGACGCCGGACGTGCATGAGCGGCCGGTGGCCTTCCTGTTCCCCGGCCAGGGCTCGCAGTACGTGGGCATGGCGCGCGACCTGTACGCGTCCGAGCCGACGTTCAAGAAGCACCTGGACGCGTGCGCGGAGAAGCTGACGCCGCACCTGGGCCTGGACCTGCGCACGGTGCTCTTCCCGGAGGCCTCCAAGGCGGAGGCCGCGACCCAGGCGCTGACGCGCACGGAGCTGACCCAGCCCGCGCTCTTCGCCGTCGAGTACGCGCTCGCGAAGCTGTGGATGGCCTGGGGCGTGAAGCCCTCCGCGATGCTGGGCCACAGCATCGGCGAGTACGTGGCCGCGTGCCTCGCGGGCGTGTTCTCGCTGGACGACGCGCTGGCCCTGGTGGCCGCGCGCGGCAAGCTGATGCAGCCGCTGCCCGCGGGCGCGATGCTGTCCGCGAAGCTGGAAGAGGCCGCGCTGAGGCCGCTGATGGACGCGCGCCTCTCCGTGGCGGCCGTGAACGCGCCGGGCTTCACCGTCGTCGCGGGCCCCACCGACGCGGTGGACGCGCTCCAGGCGAAGCTGGAGGCCCAGAAGGTGGAGGTGTCGCGGCTGCACACGTCGCACGCGTTCCACTCCGCGATGATGGACCCCATCCTCGCGCCCTTCACCGAGCGCGTGCGGCAGGTGAAGCTCAACGCCCCCACCCTGCCCTTCCTGTCCAACGTGACGGGCACCTGGATCGAAGCCTCTCAGGCGACGGACCCGGGCTACTGGGCCACGCACCTGCGCCAGGCGGTCCGCTTCTCCGCGGGCCTCCAGGAGCTGTCGCGCAAGTGGCCGCAGGCGGCCCTGCTGGAGGTCGGCCCGGGCACGGTGCTGACCACGCTCGCGAAGCAGCAGCCGGGCGCGGAGGGCCGCGTGCTCGTCGCCTCCACGCGCCACCCGCGCGAGGCGTCCCCGGACCTCCAGGTCCTGCTGGGCGCGCTGGGCCGGCTGTGGCTGGGCGGCATGACGGTGGACTGGAAGGGCTTCGCCGCGAACGAGCAGCGCCGCCGGGTGCCGCTGCCGACCTACCCGTTCCAGCGCGAGCGCTACTGGATTGAAGCGAAGCCGCTGGGCGGCGGGGCTCGCGCGGACGCGCCCGCGTCGCTGGCGAAGCGCGCGGACGTGGCGGACTGGTTCTACGCGCCGTCGTGGAAGCTGTCGCCGCTGCCCAGGGCCCAGGGCGCCGCGGGGGCGGGCTGGCTCGTGTTCGCGGACGACACCGGCGTGGCGGAGGCCCTGGCGCCGAAGCTGGGCGGGGACGTCTTCCTCGTCGTCCCGGGCTCGCGCTTCGAAGCGCGGCCGGACGGCACGTACGCGGTGGATCCGAAGCGCCGCGAGGACTACCGGGCGCTGCTGGACGCGCTGAAGCAGCAGGGCCGCGCGTTCGCGAACGTGGTGCACCTGTGGAGCCTGTCGCGTGAGCCCGCGCCGCGGGAGACGGCGCTGGACCTGGGCTTCCACAGCCAGCTGTTCCTCGCCCGCGCGTTGAGCGAGGCAGGCCACCTGGAGCCGCTGGCGTGGTCCGTGGTGACCAGCCGCTCGGCGCGCGTGGAGCAGGCGGACGCGCGGCTGCCGGAGCAGGCGCTGCTCGTGGGCCCGACGCGCGTGCTGCCCCAGGAGTACCCGAACCTCACCTGCCGCTTCGTGGACGTGACGCCCGGAGCGGCGGACGCGGTCGCGGACCGGCTGGCCCCGGAGCTGCTGGCGGAGGGGCGTGACGCGGTGGTGGCCCTGCGCGGCCGTCAGCGCTGGGTGCAGACGTTCGAGCCCGTGCGCCTGGAGGCCAGCGGCCCGGCGACCCTGCGCGACGGCGGCGTGTACCTCATCACCGACGGCCTCAGCGGCATCGGCCATGCGCTCGCGTCCGAGCTGGCCACGGCGCATCACGCGAAGCTGACCCTGGTGGAGACGGCGGACTTCCCCAGCCGGGGCCAGTGGACGGCCTGGGTGGAGAAGCAGGGCGTGGACGACGCGGTGAGCCGCCGCATCCAGCGCGCCCTGGCCCTGGAGCGCACGGGCGTGGAGCTGCTGGTGCTGCCCGCGAGCCTCACCGACGTGGACTCCATGCGCGGCGTGGTGGACGCGGCGCTGGCGCGCTTCGGCCACATCGACGGCGTCATCCACGCGGCGGGCGGCATGCAGGGCGCCACGCTGGGCACCATCGCGGAGACGGGCCCGGACGAGTGCGCCTGGCACTTCCGCCCGCAGGTGCACGGCGTGCGGGTGCTGGAGCAGGTCCTCCCGAAGCAAGGCCCCGCCTTCTGCCTCCTGGTCTCCTCGCTGTCGTCGGTGCTGGGCGGCCTGGGGCAGGTGGCGCAGGCGTCCGCCAGCGCCTTCATGGATGCCTTCGCGGAAGCGCGCACGGAGTCCTCCGCCTACCCGTGGCTCAGCGTGGACTGGGACGCGTGGCAGTTCGCGGACGCCCGCGCCATGGCGGAGCTGAGCCCCACGCTGGCCCAGTTCGCCATCCAGCCGGCGGAGGGCCTGGACGCCCTGCGCCGCGCGCTGTCGTACGCCGAGGGCGGCCGGCTGGCCGTCTCCACCGGGGACCTGGCCGCGCGACAGCGGCAGGGCCCGCGCGCCGCGAAGGCGAAGCAGGCGAAACAGGACGCCTCGCGCGGCAAGCACGCGCGGCCCTCCATCCTCACGCCCTTCGCCGCGCCGCGCACGGAGCTGGAGAAGACCGTGGCGGGCATCTGGGAGCAGGTGCTGGGCATCGACGGCATCGGCATCCACGACAACTTCTTCGAGCTGGGGGGCCACTCGCTCCTGGCCACGCAGCTGCGCAACCACATCCACGCGGTGCTGAAGGTGGACCTGTCGCTGCGCGGCCTGTTCGAGACGCCCACCGTGGCCGGAGTCGCCGGGCGCGTGGAGCAGGAGCTGGGCAAGCGCGCGGCCTCCACGGAGAAGCCCATCGCGGAGCGCCTGCGCGCCGCGTTCCCCACCGAGCGCCCCGCCCTGCTCACCGAATACCTGCGCCACCACATCTCCGAAGGGCTGCGCATCCCCCAGGCGCAGCTGCCCGCCGACGGCAGCCTCAAGGGCTACGACCTGCACGCGCTGGGCGCCGAGCTGGAGTACGACCTGCGGCAGGACTTCAAGTTCCAGCTCTACCCGCACGAGGTGCAGGCCCACCCGTCCATCCCGGAGCTGTCGAAGTACCTGCTCGTGGAGATGGACCGGCTGACGGATCCGCAGCGCTTCGCGGAGGGCAAGCCGCTGTCCGCGTACCCGCTCAAGCCCTACCGCGCGCAGACCTCCGGCAAGGCGCGCACCGACACCGCGAAGAAGAACCCGCCGATGGTGTTCGTGCACTCCAGCCCGCGCGCCGGCTCCACGCTGTTCCGCGTGATGCTGGCGGGCCACCCCCGGCTGTTCTGCCCCCCGGAAGTGAACCTGCTCTTCTTCGAGAGCATGCGCGAGTGGCGCGAGAACATCGGCTTCGGCAGTGAGATGGAGTGGACCACGGGCGGCCTCCAGTGGGCCTTCATGGAGCTGGAGAAGCTGGACTCCGCCGCGGGCGCCGCGCTGGTGGACACGCTGGTGTCGCAGGACGTGTCCGCGCAGGACGTCTACCGCCGCCTCCAGGAGAAGTCCGCGCCCCGGCTGCTCGTGGACAAGACGCCCACGTACGCCATGGACGTGGAGACGCTGGAGCGCGCGGAGCGGATGTTCGAGGGCAACAAGTACATCTACCTCTACCGCCACCCGCTCCCGGTGATGGAGTCCATCCTCCGGATGCGCTTCGACCGCCTCTTCGCCGCCGGCCTCTTCGGCGACGCGGACGTGGACCCCTACGTGGTCGCGGAGACGGTGTGGGCGCTGTCCAACCGGAACCTGATGAACTTCTTCGACGGCATTGGCCGCGAGCGCTGCCACTGGGTGCGCTACGAGGACCTGGTCGCGGATCCGACGAAGGTGATGACCGGCGTGTGCGACTTCCTGGGCCTGCCCTTCGACGAGCGCATGGTCCAGCCGTACGACGGCAAGAAGGAGCGCATGATGGGCGGTCTGGGCGACCCCAACATCCTCCAGCACCAGGGCATCGAGAAGAAGCTGGGCGAGTCGTGGAAGCGCATCAAGTGGCCCCGCGCGTTCGACGCCTCCACCCACGCGGTGATCGAGCGGCTGGGCTACTCCGTGGAGGGCGCGACGCCCGCCCCGGCTCCGGTCGCGGCGCAGGTGGCCACGCCCGCCACGAAGGAGAAGGTGACGGCGGCGGAGGCGGAGAAGCTGCTGGAGAACATGGACCAGCTTTCGGATGAGCAGGTCGCGGAGCTGCTCGCGGTGATGGAAGACACGGGCACCAGCGATGACCTGGGCGACGCCGGCGAAGAGGGTGCGGCCTGA